One Methylobacterium sp. NMS14P DNA window includes the following coding sequences:
- a CDS encoding DUF6894 family protein: protein MPRYYFDTDDGLLPVRDDTGREFAGVRAARDLAQRALREMAQQQIPDGESRVFKISIRDEKAALLYVATLTLAGEWKISPPDA from the coding sequence ATGCCACGCTACTACTTCGATACGGACGACGGCCTTCTGCCGGTCCGCGACGACACCGGGCGCGAATTTGCAGGCGTCAGAGCCGCGCGGGACCTCGCGCAGCGGGCGTTGCGCGAGATGGCGCAGCAACAGATCCCCGACGGCGAGAGCCGCGTGTTCAAGATCTCGATCCGGGACGAGAAGGCGGCCCTCCTCTACGTTGCGACCCTGACCCTCGCGGGGGAATGGAAAATTTCGCCGCCCGATGCCTGA
- a CDS encoding Crp/Fnr family transcriptional regulator, whose translation MTNPLIMKLEHGADLNDEDRALLRNLSARTRHVGAKQDIIREGERPEEVHLVMEGFACRYKLLPDGRRQIMAFLVPGDFCDLHVAILGEMDHSIGTGWGCTVVDIPRATIDDLTAHQPRITRALWWATLADEGTLREWLVNMGQREADRQMAHLFCELLVRLQAVGRASEDSFDFPISQADLADALGVSDVHVNRVLRELRVKGLAEWKSKRLHIPAVERLKAFAEFDPKYLHLQRPEGGHSA comes from the coding sequence ATGACCAACCCGCTGATCATGAAGCTCGAACACGGAGCCGACCTGAACGACGAGGATCGCGCCCTTCTGCGGAACTTATCCGCTCGGACACGCCACGTGGGCGCCAAACAGGACATCATCCGCGAGGGTGAGCGGCCGGAGGAAGTGCACCTCGTCATGGAGGGCTTCGCATGCCGCTACAAGCTCCTGCCGGACGGACGGCGCCAGATCATGGCCTTCTTGGTGCCCGGCGACTTCTGCGACCTGCACGTCGCGATCCTCGGTGAGATGGACCACAGTATCGGCACGGGCTGGGGCTGCACCGTCGTGGACATCCCCCGCGCAACCATCGACGACCTGACCGCGCATCAGCCCCGCATCACGCGGGCGCTGTGGTGGGCAACCCTGGCCGACGAGGGCACACTGCGGGAATGGCTCGTGAACATGGGCCAGCGTGAGGCCGATCGACAGATGGCCCACCTGTTCTGCGAGCTGCTCGTGCGCCTGCAGGCGGTCGGCCGCGCGAGCGAGGACAGCTTCGATTTCCCGATCTCACAGGCGGATCTGGCTGACGCGCTCGGGGTCTCCGACGTGCATGTGAACCGCGTCCTCAGGGAGCTGCGCGTCAAAGGGCTGGCCGAGTGGAAGAGCAAACGGCTGCACATCCCGGCTGTCGAGCGGCTGAAGGCATTCGCCGAGTTCGATCCCAAGTACCTCCACCTTCAGCGGCCGGAGGGCGGCCATTCCGCATAG